The following coding sequences are from one bacterium SCSIO 12741 window:
- a CDS encoding ChaN family lipoprotein — MSFRYFILLTVLGLSLSVNGQNDSSYTLFNGKGKLVTWQEMASDFQEADIILFGELHNNQTVHELELKLLQTVLKDYAPKVKVGAEMFITSQQTLMDEYLQGIITDSVFEHSTKLWPNYVTDYRPLLVEAKRANIPFYGTNTPRSYPRFAAYHGLDSLYTTLSDSDRQWLAPVPIELNYKAPGYKELLEQDFGSGHQMDTRKMVQAQALKDATMAHFLYSNWEEGEKFVHFHGDFHSKNGGGIAWYLKQFNKKLKVVIISSLESDENGFSKEWKKQGHYIFVVPTNSPKSY, encoded by the coding sequence TTGAGCTTCCGGTATTTTATTCTCCTAACCGTTCTTGGCCTAAGCCTTTCGGTAAATGGTCAAAATGATTCCAGTTACACCCTCTTTAACGGGAAAGGAAAATTAGTGACCTGGCAAGAAATGGCCTCTGATTTTCAAGAAGCCGATATTATTCTTTTCGGAGAATTGCACAACAATCAAACCGTGCATGAATTGGAATTGAAACTGCTTCAAACTGTACTCAAGGATTACGCCCCGAAGGTGAAAGTGGGTGCTGAAATGTTTATCACTTCTCAACAGACCTTAATGGATGAGTACCTACAAGGAATTATAACCGATTCTGTTTTTGAGCATTCAACCAAGCTTTGGCCCAACTACGTAACGGATTACCGCCCACTACTGGTTGAAGCCAAACGGGCGAATATTCCTTTTTACGGAACCAACACCCCAAGAAGTTACCCTCGATTTGCCGCCTATCATGGCTTAGACAGCCTCTACACCACTCTGAGTGATAGCGATCGTCAATGGCTGGCGCCGGTTCCTATTGAGCTTAATTACAAAGCCCCAGGATACAAGGAACTCCTTGAGCAGGATTTTGGATCAGGGCACCAAATGGATACCCGAAAGATGGTTCAGGCTCAGGCTCTCAAAGATGCCACCATGGCCCATTTTCTATATTCTAATTGGGAGGAGGGTGAGAAGTTTGTTCACTTCCACGGTGATTTCCACTCCAAAAACGGGGGCGGAATTGCCTGGTACCTCAAGCAGTTCAACAAAAAACTTAAGGTAGTAATCATCTCTTCCCTGGAAAGCGATGAGAACGGTTTTTCAAAAGAATGGAAAAAGCAGGGGCACTATATTTTCGTCGTCCCAACGAACAGCCCGAAATCGTACTAA
- a CDS encoding T9SS type A sorting domain-containing protein has translation MKKLLLMAGWMGMVISTTSLQAQDDLYYLEINGEDTTINRELFTKYLNEHPFENRPRMTKAEWKKVPKEDRPDLAWEQDFLRTMDPKTGRPMTERLFPILASMHGGSAQQGLAPGGGSSNQWTERGPNNVGGRTRALMFDPNDATHKKVWAGGVTGGLWVNNDITSSTSTWTAINDFWANIAITCIAYDPNNTNVMYVGTGEGWGTGSSRGAGIWKTTNGGTTWTQLTSTTTYYYVNDIVVRDEGTTSVVFAAVNQMSYRGQFHGPQGLFRSTNGGTSWSQVLPNTGSQPHAPADIEIAKDNRIWVGTRANSFGSGGGKVLYSDNGTTWTTSFTHPNSARRVELSCAPSDSAVVYGIVEKSSKVEDIIKTTNHGTTWLRSATSANLTEPNDADNGIPATDFTRNQAWYDLISVVNPNDEDDVIVGGIDLFRSTDGGKTWTQISKWSNNPNLNTLSCPLVHADQHMAIYRPGTTKELLFGNDGGVYYCSDVTKAHNTFNIISARNSGYNVTQFYAGAIHPNAGSNNMIAGSQDNGTQRFTAAGMNSTSRPIGGDGAFCHIDQTNGSYQAGSYVYNSLYRSTNSGAFFSRFINDVNTGRFINPSDYDNSLKILYTCKTNSEIYRFSNFSGASISTSTITVTGMTAKATAMTVSPNTTASTTIFVGNSSGQLFKMTNANATPVVTDMDPGNTLPSSSISCIEVGTNDNELLVTFFNYGTTSVWYTSNGGTSWVSKEGNLPDMPVRWAMYNPRNRKEVILATEIGVWATTDITVASPTWVASNNGLANVRVDMLQYRTSDSLVMAITHGRGVFTGRFKTPSSGGGSKPVPSYTTNRDTICAGDSVLFTSTTTNNPTSVEWTFTGGSPATANASPVQVTYNAAGSYAVKLKATNSSGSDSITTNNKIFVRALPTVNLPNPGPFCSNDSPITLSGGTPTGGTYLLNGFTVTTFDPTTAGVGNYTLEYQYTDANGCKNSDMKTIVVNAHPTAGATTVNPVCENAPAFALTNGTPSGGVYSGPGVSAGQFDPSVAGAGAHSIQYKFTNSNQCSDSTTFSLTVNAKPTVTFTGVGPFCSGDTAQLLTQGSPSGGTYSGPGVTNGRFDPSAVGVGSYTLKYVFTDANGCSDSATTSVSVSNGVSVTLAPFADLCGNEPSFILTGGLPNGGTYSGPGVSGGIFDPAVAGPGTHTITYTHLLGCGGGAATETIKVDSFPNLVISNDTFVCVGESVQISASGATSYSWSPAGSLIGSSSPSPVATPTVTTVYTVTGSYANSCSAKDSVRVIARPLPNVNAGPDTSACAGTPFQLQASGAISYTWIPPVGLSSTTVSNPVATINTNQTYIVTGTDAFGCSNTDVINLTVLSAPNVSLTLQDSVCEETPPFTLNGGTPTGGLYTGSGVINGVFDPKVAGLGTHFVYYSVAGSNGCSAADTQKIEVTGPPTVNWIQAGPFCNGDSPTALQASPSGGTFSGPGVSSGNFDPSEAGEGNHVLTYEVTDANGCTTSSEQKVRVFPASPIDSIQGFFHVVQNQSYNYLVNAVNGASYTWQAISGTIMNTQSNGAAIRWGAGPTGEIEVVQVTANGCRDTTREIVYISILGTEEFELAGNKIRVYPNPATDQVRVRFETALWLNEVNLYLYNASGQELYKASRSNLTSGDEWVIDALNLDNGMYFLHLESNGNRIQAPVIIQK, from the coding sequence ATGAAGAAACTGCTACTCATGGCCGGATGGATGGGAATGGTGATTTCCACCACCTCATTACAGGCCCAGGACGATCTATATTACTTGGAGATAAATGGCGAGGATACCACCATCAATCGTGAGCTATTTACCAAGTACCTCAACGAGCATCCCTTTGAAAACCGCCCAAGAATGACCAAGGCGGAATGGAAAAAAGTGCCCAAGGAAGATCGACCTGACCTGGCTTGGGAGCAAGATTTTTTAAGGACCATGGACCCAAAAACCGGTCGCCCAATGACGGAGCGCTTGTTTCCGATTTTAGCGTCAATGCACGGTGGATCGGCGCAACAGGGCCTTGCACCAGGAGGAGGAAGTAGCAATCAATGGACGGAAAGAGGTCCGAATAATGTGGGTGGCCGAACTCGAGCTCTCATGTTTGATCCCAATGATGCTACCCATAAAAAAGTTTGGGCTGGTGGTGTAACTGGTGGCCTTTGGGTAAACAATGATATTACCAGCAGTACCAGTACATGGACGGCGATCAATGACTTTTGGGCCAATATCGCGATTACCTGTATCGCCTATGATCCGAATAACACCAATGTAATGTACGTGGGAACCGGTGAAGGCTGGGGAACGGGATCGAGCAGAGGTGCCGGAATTTGGAAAACCACGAATGGCGGTACAACCTGGACGCAATTAACAAGCACAACCACTTACTACTACGTAAACGATATCGTTGTTCGCGACGAAGGAACGACCAGTGTGGTTTTTGCTGCAGTAAACCAAATGTCTTACCGAGGGCAGTTTCACGGTCCCCAAGGGTTGTTTCGTTCAACGAATGGAGGTACGTCGTGGTCTCAAGTTTTGCCAAATACCGGATCTCAGCCTCACGCACCGGCGGATATAGAAATTGCCAAAGACAATCGAATTTGGGTAGGAACCCGTGCAAACTCTTTTGGTTCTGGTGGAGGAAAAGTACTGTACTCCGATAATGGAACCACCTGGACTACCTCATTTACTCATCCCAATAGTGCACGTCGGGTTGAGCTTTCCTGCGCACCCAGTGATTCGGCTGTGGTTTATGGTATTGTAGAAAAGTCTTCCAAGGTGGAGGATATCATTAAGACCACGAACCATGGAACCACTTGGTTGAGATCGGCTACGAGTGCCAACCTGACCGAACCCAATGACGCAGATAATGGTATTCCGGCTACCGATTTCACCCGAAATCAGGCTTGGTATGACCTTATCTCGGTTGTAAACCCGAATGATGAAGACGATGTTATCGTTGGAGGAATTGATCTATTTCGTTCCACCGATGGGGGTAAAACCTGGACTCAGATTTCAAAGTGGTCCAACAATCCGAACCTGAATACCTTGAGCTGTCCTTTGGTACATGCTGACCAGCACATGGCCATCTACCGTCCCGGGACCACCAAAGAACTCCTTTTTGGAAATGACGGTGGTGTATACTACTGCAGTGATGTGACCAAGGCTCATAATACCTTCAACATTATCTCTGCCAGAAATTCGGGTTACAATGTGACTCAGTTTTACGCAGGAGCCATTCACCCCAATGCAGGGTCCAATAACATGATTGCCGGATCTCAGGACAACGGAACGCAACGTTTTACCGCGGCTGGAATGAATTCTACTTCTCGGCCTATTGGTGGAGATGGAGCATTTTGCCACATCGACCAAACCAATGGATCTTATCAGGCGGGTAGTTATGTGTACAATAGTTTGTATCGCTCGACAAATAGTGGGGCATTCTTCTCCCGGTTTATTAATGATGTGAACACGGGGCGCTTCATCAATCCAAGTGACTACGACAATTCCCTAAAGATTCTGTACACCTGTAAAACCAATTCTGAGATTTATCGGTTTTCCAATTTTTCTGGAGCAAGTATTTCTACTTCTACCATAACTGTGACCGGGATGACTGCCAAGGCAACAGCTATGACCGTTTCTCCGAATACCACAGCCAGTACCACCATATTTGTTGGAAATTCAAGTGGTCAGTTATTTAAAATGACCAATGCCAATGCGACTCCCGTGGTAACGGACATGGATCCAGGCAACACATTGCCTTCTTCATCCATTTCCTGTATCGAAGTGGGAACGAACGACAACGAACTGTTGGTCACTTTCTTTAACTATGGAACCACATCGGTATGGTATACTTCCAATGGAGGAACATCCTGGGTAAGTAAGGAGGGTAACCTTCCTGATATGCCTGTTCGCTGGGCCATGTACAATCCAAGAAACCGGAAGGAAGTAATCCTGGCTACAGAAATTGGAGTTTGGGCAACCACGGATATTACCGTAGCGAGCCCGACATGGGTGGCATCTAACAACGGCTTGGCCAATGTGCGGGTAGATATGTTGCAATACCGAACAAGTGATTCCCTGGTCATGGCGATTACCCATGGACGTGGTGTATTTACCGGTCGGTTTAAAACTCCATCTTCCGGTGGAGGTAGTAAACCCGTTCCGTCTTATACCACGAATAGGGACACGATTTGTGCGGGTGATTCAGTTCTCTTTACCAGCACTACCACCAATAATCCAACATCTGTAGAGTGGACCTTTACCGGAGGATCTCCTGCTACAGCCAATGCTTCCCCAGTACAGGTGACTTACAACGCTGCCGGATCTTATGCGGTTAAGCTCAAGGCCACCAATTCATCAGGAAGTGATTCCATTACAACCAATAACAAGATTTTTGTTCGGGCTTTACCAACGGTCAATTTGCCAAATCCGGGCCCCTTCTGTTCCAACGACAGCCCAATTACGCTATCGGGAGGAACTCCTACAGGTGGAACTTACTTGCTCAATGGGTTTACCGTAACCACTTTTGACCCTACAACAGCAGGTGTAGGAAATTATACCCTGGAATACCAGTACACCGATGCAAATGGGTGTAAGAATTCCGATATGAAAACTATTGTGGTAAATGCTCATCCAACAGCTGGAGCCACCACCGTAAATCCGGTTTGTGAAAATGCGCCGGCATTTGCTTTAACTAATGGAACTCCTTCTGGTGGTGTTTATTCTGGGCCAGGTGTGAGTGCCGGTCAATTCGACCCATCCGTGGCTGGAGCCGGAGCACACTCTATTCAATACAAATTCACCAATAGCAACCAATGTTCTGATAGCACCACCTTCAGCCTTACGGTTAATGCTAAACCAACAGTAACATTTACTGGGGTTGGACCTTTTTGTTCAGGAGACACCGCCCAACTGCTCACTCAAGGGTCGCCTTCGGGAGGAACGTATTCTGGTCCAGGTGTAACCAACGGTCGTTTTGACCCATCTGCTGTGGGAGTGGGATCCTACACATTGAAATATGTGTTTACAGATGCGAATGGCTGTTCAGATTCTGCCACGACTTCTGTTAGCGTTTCCAATGGTGTTTCCGTAACCTTGGCACCCTTTGCCGATCTTTGTGGTAATGAGCCAAGTTTCATTTTAACGGGTGGACTTCCTAATGGAGGAACCTATTCAGGTCCAGGAGTTTCAGGAGGAATTTTTGACCCTGCAGTTGCTGGTCCAGGTACCCATACAATCACTTATACGCATCTATTGGGATGTGGTGGTGGTGCAGCTACCGAAACAATTAAGGTAGATTCATTTCCCAATCTTGTCATTTCGAATGACACCTTTGTATGTGTAGGAGAATCGGTACAAATATCAGCTTCAGGGGCAACGAGCTACTCTTGGTCTCCAGCTGGATCATTAATTGGTTCTTCGTCACCGAGTCCGGTGGCTACTCCAACGGTTACCACGGTTTACACTGTGACTGGAAGCTATGCCAATTCCTGTAGTGCCAAGGATTCGGTTAGAGTAATCGCCAGACCTCTTCCTAACGTGAATGCAGGCCCGGATACTTCTGCTTGTGCGGGAACACCATTCCAATTGCAGGCAAGTGGTGCGATAAGCTATACCTGGATTCCCCCTGTAGGATTGAGCAGCACGACCGTATCTAATCCGGTAGCAACCATTAATACGAATCAGACCTACATTGTTACAGGTACCGATGCATTTGGTTGTAGCAATACCGATGTAATTAATTTGACTGTACTGAGTGCACCAAATGTAAGTTTGACCTTGCAGGATTCAGTGTGCGAAGAAACCCCTCCATTTACGCTTAATGGTGGAACTCCAACTGGAGGTCTTTACACCGGCTCTGGTGTTATTAATGGGGTGTTTGATCCTAAAGTAGCTGGATTGGGAACCCATTTTGTATACTACTCGGTGGCCGGATCCAATGGTTGTTCAGCTGCAGATACCCAAAAGATTGAAGTAACTGGCCCACCAACGGTCAATTGGATTCAAGCTGGGCCATTCTGTAACGGTGATTCACCAACGGCCTTGCAGGCTTCTCCAAGCGGAGGTACGTTTTCCGGACCAGGGGTTTCATCAGGTAATTTCGACCCTTCAGAGGCCGGAGAAGGAAACCATGTTTTGACCTATGAGGTAACCGATGCAAATGGATGTACCACAAGCTCGGAACAAAAGGTTCGGGTGTTCCCAGCCTCACCAATCGATTCGATTCAAGGCTTTTTCCATGTGGTGCAAAATCAGTCTTACAATTACCTGGTTAATGCCGTTAATGGAGCTTCCTATACCTGGCAGGCAATTAGCGGAACCATCATGAATACTCAATCCAATGGAGCGGCCATTCGATGGGGAGCAGGGCCGACTGGTGAAATTGAAGTGGTGCAAGTCACCGCTAATGGTTGTCGCGATACAACTCGTGAAATTGTTTACATCAGTATTCTTGGAACGGAAGAGTTTGAGTTGGCAGGAAACAAAATTCGTGTCTATCCAAACCCAGCTACCGATCAGGTGCGAGTTCGCTTTGAAACGGCCTTGTGGTTGAATGAAGTAAATCTGTATTTGTACAACGCTTCCGGACAGGAATTGTACAAAGCTTCACGCTCCAATCTTACATCAGGTGACGAATGGGTAATCGATGCCTTGAACCTGGATAATGGAATGTACTTCCTTCATCTGGAATCCAATGGAAATCGGATCCAGGCACCGGTAATCATTCAGAAATAA